In a single window of the Cupriavidus basilensis genome:
- a CDS encoding efflux transporter outer membrane subunit translates to MPRLALIATAATAILAAGCTLQPRYERPAAPVAPTFPAGGVYDTQPEAASATANTPAPEIGWRDFFTDARLQRLLELALKNNRDLRVSVLNMEAARAQYQISRAGLFPAVNAVASQSRSRTPENLSFLGKTISGEYSVGLSASWEIDFFGRIRSLNDQALAQFLSLAESRRAAELALLSSVANQYLTMLGYDDALAVTRATLVTAEESLRITSLQFDVGTGSELALRQAEGVVEQARANLETESRLRAQSENALVLLVGEPLPDDLPPGLPLNSQALLADIPAGLPSDLLTRRPDIAAAEQSLRAANANIGAARAAFFPRVTLTGSAGTLSPTLGGLFKPGSAAWSFAPQITLPIFQGGQNVAALDLAQVQKRIEIATYEKAIQTAFREVSDGLAARGTFDNQIKALERFTGSQERRLVLSDLRFRNGVDSYLSVLTAQNDLYSAQLLLINARLQRLTNLVDLYQFLGGGWIEHAGDTPRPSDAPLDYSANAPGPAAAP, encoded by the coding sequence ATGCCCAGACTCGCACTGATCGCCACCGCCGCCACCGCCATCCTGGCCGCCGGCTGCACGCTCCAGCCGCGCTATGAGCGCCCCGCCGCCCCCGTTGCCCCCACCTTCCCGGCCGGCGGCGTCTACGACACCCAGCCGGAAGCCGCCAGTGCCACGGCCAACACGCCGGCCCCGGAGATCGGCTGGCGGGACTTCTTTACCGATGCGCGCCTGCAGCGCCTGCTGGAACTCGCACTCAAGAACAACCGCGACCTGCGCGTGTCGGTGCTGAACATGGAGGCGGCGCGCGCGCAGTACCAGATCAGCCGCGCCGGCCTGTTCCCGGCCGTCAACGCGGTGGCCTCGCAGAGCCGCTCGCGCACGCCGGAGAACCTGTCCTTCCTTGGCAAGACCATCTCCGGCGAGTATTCAGTTGGGCTCAGCGCGTCGTGGGAAATCGACTTCTTCGGCCGCATCCGCAGCCTGAACGACCAGGCCCTCGCGCAGTTCCTGTCGCTGGCGGAAAGCCGCAGGGCGGCGGAGCTGGCCTTGCTGTCGTCGGTGGCGAACCAGTACCTCACCATGCTCGGCTACGACGACGCGCTGGCCGTCACGCGCGCAACGCTGGTGACGGCCGAGGAGTCCTTGCGCATCACCAGCCTGCAGTTTGACGTCGGCACGGGCTCGGAGCTGGCCCTGCGCCAGGCCGAGGGCGTGGTCGAGCAGGCGCGCGCCAACCTGGAAACGGAAAGCCGGTTGCGCGCGCAGTCCGAGAATGCGCTGGTGCTGCTGGTGGGCGAGCCGCTGCCGGATGACCTGCCGCCTGGCCTGCCGCTCAACAGCCAGGCCCTGCTGGCCGACATCCCGGCGGGCTTGCCGTCCGACCTGCTGACCCGGCGCCCGGACATCGCCGCCGCGGAGCAATCGCTGCGGGCAGCCAATGCCAACATCGGCGCGGCGCGCGCGGCGTTTTTCCCGCGGGTGACGCTCACCGGCAGCGCGGGCACGCTCTCGCCCACGCTGGGCGGCTTGTTCAAGCCGGGCTCCGCCGCCTGGTCGTTCGCGCCGCAGATCACCTTGCCGATCTTCCAGGGCGGCCAGAACGTCGCCGCGCTGGACCTGGCGCAGGTACAGAAGCGCATCGAGATCGCCACCTACGAGAAGGCCATCCAGACCGCCTTTCGGGAGGTGTCCGATGGTCTGGCGGCGCGCGGCACCTTCGACAACCAGATCAAGGCGCTAGAGCGCTTCACCGGCTCGCAAGAACGGCGGCTGGTGCTGTCGGACCTACGCTTTCGCAACGGGGTGGACAGCTACCTGAGCGTGCTGACCGCGCAGAACGACCTCTACAGCGCGCAACTGCTGCTGATCAACGCCCGGCTGCAACGGCTGACCAACCTGGTCGATCTCTACCAGTTCCTCGGCGGCGGCTGGATCGAGCATGCGGGCGACACGCCTCGCCCTTCGGACGCGCCGCTCGACTACAGCGCGAACGCGCCGGGCCCGGCGGCCGCGCCGTAG
- a CDS encoding LysR family transcriptional regulator, which produces METHNVPSANNDPFLRDLRLFCTVARRASFSAGANEMGLSAAHVSKRIAALETMLGVKLFHRTTRRVSVSADGEAAFLWAQKILDDVESMLEAVGGASAEPRGLLRISTSLRLGRDHLCPALSLLRQRHPALEVWLELLDRRVDLIAENFDLDIRVGEVLEPHLIAHKIAPGSRILCAAPAYLARHGPPRTLAELAQHDCLPFRDRDQRFGVWRMAGPSGTETVKITGPMASNHSDIVRQWAHEGYGIIMASIWDVASSIRSGALVRVLPAYHQPADVWAVTTARASSSAKMRACIDFLKAQLTQGPHALATSLEAGAE; this is translated from the coding sequence ATGGAAACTCACAATGTCCCATCAGCGAACAATGATCCCTTCCTCCGGGATCTACGCCTGTTCTGCACCGTGGCCCGGCGCGCCAGCTTTAGCGCCGGCGCCAACGAGATGGGCCTGTCCGCCGCGCATGTGAGCAAGCGCATCGCCGCCCTCGAGACCATGCTCGGCGTCAAATTGTTCCACCGCACCACGCGCCGTGTCAGCGTGAGCGCCGACGGTGAAGCGGCCTTCCTGTGGGCGCAGAAGATCCTGGATGACGTCGAAAGCATGCTGGAAGCGGTTGGCGGCGCAAGCGCGGAGCCACGGGGCCTGCTGCGCATCAGCACCAGCTTGCGGCTCGGGCGCGACCACCTCTGCCCGGCGCTGTCCCTGCTGCGCCAGCGCCATCCCGCGCTCGAAGTCTGGCTGGAACTGCTGGACCGCCGCGTCGACCTGATCGCCGAGAACTTCGACCTCGACATCCGCGTGGGCGAGGTCCTGGAACCTCACCTGATTGCCCACAAGATCGCCCCGGGCAGCCGCATCCTGTGCGCCGCGCCCGCCTACCTGGCCCGGCACGGCCCGCCCCGGACGCTCGCGGAACTGGCACAGCACGACTGCCTGCCGTTTCGGGACCGCGACCAGCGCTTCGGGGTGTGGCGCATGGCCGGGCCCAGCGGCACGGAAACCGTCAAGATCACCGGGCCCATGGCGTCCAACCACAGCGATATCGTGCGCCAATGGGCGCACGAAGGCTACGGCATCATCATGGCCTCGATATGGGACGTGGCCAGCAGCATCCGCAGCGGCGCACTGGTGCGCGTGCTACCCGCGTACCACCAGCCGGCCGACGTATGGGCGGTGACCACCGCGCGCGCCTCAAGCTCGGCCAAGATGCGGGCCTGCATCGATTTCCTCAAGGCGCAGCTGACGCAAGGACCACACGCGCTGGCAACCAGCCTGGAAGCCGGAGCAGAGTAG
- a CDS encoding shikimate dehydrogenase family protein, translated as MIDGKTTLIAHIGYPTESFKAPMIYNPWFAQRGINAVVVPMGLKAEHFAEGLRTLFRLTNLRGALITMPHKVSTMALVDALTPTARIAGACNAVLLRDDGTLLGDQFDGAGFVRGIQRKGCQLQGASVLVSGCGGVGSAIAASLAGAGVARLGLFDARDASAQALAARLQAHYPQLQVGTGSNDPAGYQLVVNATPLGMNEADPLPFDVSRIDPQAWVGEVVMKTEYTPLLRAALERGCQVQVGTDMLFEMIPAYLEFFGFGTATAEELRAVARIAY; from the coding sequence ATGATCGACGGCAAGACCACCCTCATCGCGCATATCGGCTACCCCACCGAGTCCTTCAAGGCGCCGATGATCTACAACCCCTGGTTCGCGCAGCGCGGCATCAATGCCGTCGTGGTGCCCATGGGCCTGAAAGCCGAGCACTTCGCCGAGGGCTTGCGCACGCTGTTCCGGCTGACCAACCTGCGCGGCGCGCTTATCACCATGCCGCACAAGGTCTCCACCATGGCGCTGGTGGACGCGCTCACCCCGACGGCCCGCATCGCCGGTGCCTGCAACGCGGTACTGCTGCGCGACGACGGCACCCTGCTCGGCGATCAGTTCGATGGCGCGGGCTTCGTGCGCGGCATCCAGCGCAAAGGCTGCCAGCTGCAGGGCGCCAGCGTGCTGGTGTCCGGCTGCGGCGGCGTGGGTTCGGCCATTGCCGCGTCGCTGGCCGGCGCCGGGGTGGCGCGGCTAGGCCTGTTCGATGCGCGCGACGCCTCGGCGCAGGCACTGGCCGCGCGGCTGCAGGCGCACTACCCGCAATTGCAGGTCGGCACCGGCTCGAACGATCCTGCCGGCTACCAGCTGGTGGTCAACGCCACGCCGCTGGGCATGAACGAGGCCGATCCCCTGCCCTTCGACGTCAGCCGCATCGACCCGCAAGCCTGGGTAGGCGAGGTGGTGATGAAGACGGAGTACACGCCTTTGCTGCGCGCGGCGCTGGAGCGCGGCTGCCAGGTCCAGGTGGGCACCGACATGTTGTTCGAGATGATTCCTGCCTATCTTGAATTCTTTGGTTTTGGCACGGCGACGGCCGAGGAATTGCGCGCCGTTGCCAGGATTGCCTATTGA
- a CDS encoding Gfo/Idh/MocA family protein: MTKLRIGIAGAGLIGRRHMELVQASPACELAAIADPAAAAAEVARATGVPLYASLDALLAAQRLDGVILATPNKLHVAGALACLRAGVPALIEKPVAHSLEEGMRLRRAAEAANAKLLVGHHRAHSPLLARARAIVQEGVLGTPVAVVGTAMFCKPDDYFAAAPWRRQRGGGPILINMIHEIGNLRALCGEIVAVQAMASNAARQFPVEDTVAINLRFANGALGTFMLSDSAASARSWEQTSRENADYASYPDEDCYVIAGTRGSLAVPTMRLKTYAQDQDRSWFKPLLASVVELTREDPLARQLAHFCDVIRGAAAPLVTVHDGLQNLRVTEAIAEAARSGRIVETMDA; the protein is encoded by the coding sequence ATGACAAAGCTCAGAATCGGCATTGCCGGCGCCGGCCTGATTGGCCGCCGCCATATGGAACTGGTGCAGGCCAGCCCGGCCTGCGAGCTGGCTGCCATTGCCGACCCCGCAGCGGCCGCGGCCGAGGTGGCGCGCGCGACGGGCGTGCCCTTGTACGCTTCGCTAGATGCACTCCTTGCAGCGCAACGGCTCGATGGCGTGATCCTCGCCACGCCAAACAAGCTGCATGTGGCAGGCGCGCTGGCCTGCTTGCGCGCGGGCGTTCCGGCGTTGATCGAGAAGCCCGTGGCGCACAGCCTGGAAGAGGGCATGCGCCTGCGCCGGGCAGCCGAGGCCGCCAATGCAAAGCTGCTGGTAGGACATCACCGCGCGCACAGCCCGCTGCTGGCCCGCGCGCGCGCGATCGTGCAGGAAGGCGTGCTGGGCACGCCCGTGGCGGTGGTTGGCACGGCGATGTTCTGCAAGCCCGATGACTACTTCGCGGCGGCGCCGTGGCGCCGCCAGCGCGGCGGTGGGCCGATCCTGATCAACATGATTCACGAGATCGGCAACCTGCGGGCCTTGTGCGGCGAAATCGTGGCGGTGCAGGCGATGGCGTCGAACGCCGCGCGGCAGTTTCCGGTCGAGGACACGGTGGCGATCAACCTGCGCTTTGCCAACGGCGCGCTCGGCACGTTCATGCTGTCCGATAGCGCGGCTTCGGCGCGCAGCTGGGAGCAGACTTCGCGGGAGAACGCGGACTATGCCAGCTATCCGGACGAGGATTGCTATGTGATTGCCGGCACGCGCGGCTCGCTCGCGGTGCCCACCATGCGGCTCAAGACCTATGCGCAAGACCAGGACCGCTCGTGGTTCAAGCCCTTGCTGGCCAGCGTGGTCGAGCTCACGCGCGAGGACCCGCTCGCGCGCCAGCTCGCGCATTTCTGCGATGTGATCCGCGGCGCTGCCGCGCCGCTTGTCACCGTGCATGACGGGCTGCAGAATCTGCGCGTGACCGAAGCCATCGCCGAAGCCGCGCGCAGCGGGCGCATTGTCGAGACGATGGACGCCTGA
- a CDS encoding class I SAM-dependent methyltransferase, producing the protein MTDIHHAAAQGFSSQADTYARGRPDYPSALGAWLTTELGLQPGKTVLDLGAGTGKFSRLLLATGASVIAVEPVAAMRAQLSAALPAVQALAGTAEAIPLPDASVDAVVCAQAFHWFANAAAMAEIGRVLRPGGKLGLVWNVRDESVDWVAQLTAIMTPLEGDAPRFYKGDWKKVFPASGFGELGLASLPYEHVGPAQQVIVDRVMSVSFIASLPAAEQDAVRARLLAVIDGSPALAGKASVAFPYRTEAYSCQRLA; encoded by the coding sequence ATGACCGACATCCACCACGCCGCTGCCCAGGGCTTTTCCAGCCAGGCCGATACCTACGCCCGCGGGCGCCCCGACTATCCGAGCGCGCTTGGCGCCTGGCTGACGACGGAGCTTGGCCTGCAGCCCGGCAAGACGGTGCTGGACCTGGGCGCCGGCACCGGCAAGTTCAGCCGCCTGCTGCTGGCCACCGGCGCCAGCGTGATCGCGGTGGAACCCGTGGCGGCGATGCGCGCCCAGCTAAGCGCCGCCTTGCCCGCCGTGCAGGCGCTGGCGGGCACGGCCGAGGCCATCCCGCTGCCCGACGCCAGCGTCGACGCGGTGGTCTGCGCGCAGGCGTTCCACTGGTTTGCCAACGCCGCGGCCATGGCCGAGATCGGCCGTGTGCTGCGCCCGGGTGGCAAGCTCGGCCTGGTGTGGAACGTGCGCGATGAGTCGGTCGACTGGGTGGCGCAGCTGACCGCCATCATGACCCCGCTCGAGGGCGACGCGCCGCGCTTCTACAAGGGTGACTGGAAGAAGGTGTTCCCGGCCAGCGGCTTCGGCGAGCTGGGGCTGGCCAGCCTGCCTTACGAGCACGTTGGTCCCGCGCAGCAGGTGATCGTGGACCGGGTGATGTCGGTCAGCTTCATTGCCTCGCTGCCGGCCGCGGAGCAGGACGCGGTGCGCGCCCGGCTGCTGGCCGTGATCGACGGCAGCCCGGCGCTGGCCGGCAAGGCCAGCGTGGCGTTTCCCTACCGGACCGAGGCGTATAGCTGCCAGCGGCTGGCCTGA
- a CDS encoding 4-hydroxyphenylpyruvate dioxygenase family protein, with product MSRPADVFSPRADDFQPWENPLGIMGYEFVEFASPDPAALGRTFERFGFRAIAQHRHKNVKLFRQGEMNFIVDAEPDSFATRYASEYGLSICAVGIRVNDAATAFARAVDAGAWPFEAGTVGPMELNIPAIQGIGRSIIYFIDRWRGKEGRPGDVGDISIYDVDFRALAPAATDTAATTTAGAGLARVDHVTQAVDPGHLEEWLDFYRKVLGFREIHEVNAGWHVASDSRVLLSPCGLIRIPIYEKGTQRHDQMEHYLSGHHGEGIQHIALATDDLVASAAALARNGVRFVEPPAAYYDTVDARVPGHGLDLAALRRYGILVDGALRADGTREAFLQAFARREAGEFFFEIVQRDNYHGFGEGNLPALEAAMGSASTPNTPA from the coding sequence ATGAGCCGACCGGCAGACGTTTTTTCGCCGCGCGCCGACGATTTCCAGCCTTGGGAGAACCCGCTGGGCATCATGGGTTATGAGTTCGTCGAATTTGCGTCCCCCGATCCCGCGGCGCTTGGGCGTACCTTCGAGCGTTTCGGCTTTCGTGCCATCGCCCAGCACCGGCACAAGAACGTGAAGCTGTTCCGCCAGGGCGAGATGAATTTCATCGTTGACGCGGAGCCGGATTCCTTTGCCACCCGCTATGCCTCCGAGTATGGCCTCTCGATCTGCGCGGTCGGCATCCGCGTGAACGATGCCGCCACGGCATTCGCGCGCGCGGTCGATGCCGGTGCATGGCCGTTCGAGGCCGGCACGGTTGGCCCGATGGAGCTGAATATCCCGGCCATCCAGGGCATTGGCCGCTCCATCATCTACTTTATCGACCGCTGGCGCGGCAAGGAGGGGCGGCCCGGCGACGTGGGCGACATCTCCATCTACGATGTGGATTTCCGCGCGCTGGCGCCTGCCGCCACGGATACTGCCGCCACTACCACCGCTGGCGCTGGCCTGGCCCGCGTGGATCACGTGACGCAGGCGGTCGACCCCGGGCATCTGGAGGAGTGGCTCGATTTCTATCGCAAGGTGCTGGGCTTTCGCGAGATCCATGAGGTCAATGCCGGCTGGCATGTCGCGAGCGATTCCCGCGTGCTGCTCTCGCCCTGCGGCCTGATCCGCATCCCGATCTACGAGAAAGGCACGCAGCGCCACGACCAGATGGAGCACTACCTGTCAGGGCATCATGGCGAGGGCATCCAGCATATTGCGCTGGCGACCGACGACCTGGTGGCCAGCGCCGCCGCCCTGGCGCGCAACGGCGTGCGCTTTGTCGAGCCGCCCGCGGCCTACTACGACACTGTCGACGCACGCGTGCCGGGCCACGGGCTGGATCTGGCGGCCCTGCGGCGCTACGGCATCCTGGTAGACGGTGCGCTGCGTGCCGATGGCACGCGCGAGGCCTTCCTGCAAGCCTTTGCACGCCGCGAGGCCGGCGAGTTCTTCTTCGAAATCGTCCAGCGCGACAACTACCATGGCTTCGGCGAGGGCAACCTGCCCGCGCTGGAGGCCGCCATGGGCTCTGCCTCTACGCCCAACACCCCGGCTTGA
- the aroQ gene encoding type II 3-dehydroquinate dehydratase: MKSVLVLNGPNLNLLGTREPQIYGSTTLADVEASLRQQAGQLGLSLACFQSNHEGAIVDRIHAARTEGVSFILINPGAFTHTSVAIRDAFAGVAIPFVEVHISNVHKREAFRHHSYLSDIAEAVMAGFGTQGYGLALQFIAAKLAGTPA; this comes from the coding sequence ATGAAATCCGTACTCGTCCTGAATGGGCCCAACCTGAACCTGCTGGGCACGCGCGAGCCGCAGATCTATGGCTCGACCACGCTAGCCGATGTCGAGGCCAGCCTGCGCCAGCAGGCCGGCCAGCTGGGTCTGTCCCTGGCCTGCTTCCAGAGCAACCATGAGGGCGCCATCGTCGATCGCATCCACGCAGCGCGCACCGAAGGCGTCAGCTTTATCCTGATCAATCCAGGCGCCTTCACCCACACCAGCGTGGCGATCCGCGACGCGTTTGCCGGAGTCGCCATTCCCTTCGTCGAGGTCCATATCTCGAATGTCCACAAGCGCGAGGCGTTCCGCCACCACTCCTACCTGTCGGATATCGCGGAGGCGGTAATGGCGGGGTTCGGCACCCAGGGGTACGGACTGGCGTTGCAGTTCATCGCCGCGAAACTGGCGGGCACGCCGGCCTGA
- a CDS encoding efflux RND transporter permease subunit, with amino-acid sequence MAKFFIDRPIFAWVIAIILMLAGLAATTTLPIAQYPTIAPPAVQISATYPGASAKTVEDTVTQVIEQQMSGLDHLLYLSSTSDDSGTATITLTFAAGTNPDIAQVQVQNKLQLATPLLPQAVQQLGTKVTKSSSSFLLILAFVSKDGSMGRYDLANYVASKVLDPVSRIDGVGTVTLFGSQYAMRIWLDATKLNNYSLTPIDVKNAVAAQNVQVAGGSLGGTPSVPGQMLQATITEATLLQTPEQFGNILLKVNTDGSQVRLRDVARIELGGENYNFDTKYNGQPTAAFGIQLATGANALATAKAVRAKMADLQRYAPQGVVVEYPYDITPFITLSIEEVIKTLIEGIVLVFLVMYLFLQNLRATLIPTIAVPVVLLGTFAVMSVVGFSINTLSMFGMVLAIGLLVDDAIVVVENVERVMAEEGLSPRDATRKAMEQITGALVGVALVLSAVFVPVAFSGGSVGAIYRQFSLTIVAAMVLSVLVALILTPALCATMLEPIPKGHHDEKTGFFGWFNRTFARSQKQYHGGVEHVIRRSGRWLVIYLMVILLVGLLFVRLPKAFLPEEDQGTMFVLVQAPVGSTQERTAKVLLDVQEYLLNSEKESVEAVLTVNGFSFAGRGQNSGLVFVRLKDFSQRESANLKAPALVGRIFGHFAGYKDANVFPLNPPSIPELGTAAGFDFELQDRAGVGHEKLMQARNMLLGMAAKDALLAQVRPNGLNDTPQFKVDIDREKANALGVSAADIDQTFSTAWASLYVNNFLDTDNRIKKVYVQGEPRFRMNPEDLNAWYVRNAAGTMVPFGAFGSGAWIFGSPKLERFNGIPAVEIQGSAAAGKSTGQAMNAMEAIAQKLPDGIGYEWTGLSYQERQSGSQAPLLYGISILVVFLCLAALYESWSIPFSVIMVVPLGILGALLAATLRGLENDVFFQVGLLTTVGLSAKNAILIVEFARDLRDQGMSTVDAAVEAARLRLRPILMTSLAFILGVLPLALSNGAGSGSQHAIGTGVIGGMLTATFLAIFMIPMFFVVIGKFSKTKHKPGSPPAPVPSGHAGGGNDDGSGSSDSSDSGAGAGTPGQGH; translated from the coding sequence ATGGCAAAGTTCTTTATCGACCGGCCAATTTTTGCGTGGGTGATCGCGATCATCCTGATGCTGGCCGGCCTCGCCGCGACCACCACGCTGCCCATTGCCCAGTACCCCACGATTGCCCCGCCGGCCGTGCAGATCAGCGCCACCTACCCGGGCGCTTCCGCCAAGACCGTCGAAGACACCGTCACGCAGGTGATCGAGCAGCAGATGAGCGGCCTGGACCACCTGCTGTACCTGTCGTCGACCAGCGACGACTCCGGCACCGCCACCATCACGCTGACCTTCGCGGCCGGCACCAACCCGGACATTGCGCAGGTCCAGGTGCAGAACAAGCTGCAACTGGCCACCCCGCTGCTGCCGCAGGCCGTGCAGCAACTGGGCACCAAGGTCACCAAGTCGAGCAGCAGCTTCTTGCTGATCCTCGCCTTCGTGTCCAAGGACGGCAGCATGGGCCGCTACGACCTGGCGAACTACGTGGCGTCGAAGGTGCTGGACCCGGTCAGCCGGATCGACGGCGTCGGCACGGTGACGCTGTTCGGCTCGCAGTACGCCATGCGGATCTGGCTCGACGCGACCAAGCTGAACAACTACAGCCTGACCCCGATCGACGTCAAGAACGCGGTGGCCGCGCAGAACGTGCAGGTTGCCGGCGGCAGCCTGGGCGGCACGCCGTCGGTGCCGGGCCAGATGCTGCAAGCCACCATCACCGAGGCCACGCTGCTGCAAACCCCCGAACAGTTCGGCAATATCCTGCTCAAGGTGAATACCGACGGCTCGCAGGTGCGCCTCAGGGATGTGGCGCGCATCGAGCTGGGCGGCGAGAACTATAACTTCGACACCAAGTACAACGGCCAGCCGACCGCAGCCTTCGGCATCCAGCTCGCCACCGGCGCCAACGCGCTGGCCACGGCCAAGGCGGTGCGCGCCAAGATGGCCGACCTGCAGCGCTACGCACCGCAAGGCGTGGTGGTGGAGTATCCGTACGACATCACGCCGTTCATCACGCTGTCGATCGAGGAAGTGATCAAGACGCTGATCGAAGGCATCGTGCTGGTGTTCCTGGTGATGTACCTGTTCCTGCAGAACCTGCGCGCCACGCTGATCCCGACCATCGCGGTGCCCGTGGTGCTGCTGGGCACCTTCGCGGTGATGTCGGTGGTTGGCTTCTCGATCAACACGCTGTCGATGTTCGGCATGGTGCTGGCCATCGGCCTGCTGGTGGACGATGCGATCGTGGTGGTGGAAAACGTCGAGCGGGTCATGGCCGAGGAAGGCTTGTCGCCGCGCGACGCCACGCGCAAGGCCATGGAGCAGATCACCGGCGCGCTGGTGGGCGTGGCGCTGGTGCTCTCGGCGGTGTTCGTGCCGGTGGCATTCTCCGGCGGCTCGGTGGGGGCGATCTACCGGCAGTTCTCGCTGACCATCGTTGCCGCCATGGTGCTGTCCGTCCTGGTGGCCCTGATCCTGACGCCGGCGCTGTGCGCGACCATGCTCGAGCCGATCCCGAAAGGCCACCACGATGAAAAGACCGGCTTCTTCGGCTGGTTCAACCGCACCTTCGCCAGGAGCCAGAAGCAGTACCACGGCGGCGTGGAACACGTGATCCGGCGCTCGGGCCGCTGGCTGGTCATCTACCTGATGGTGATCCTGCTGGTGGGCTTGCTGTTCGTGCGGCTGCCGAAAGCCTTCCTGCCCGAAGAGGACCAGGGCACCATGTTCGTGCTGGTGCAGGCGCCCGTGGGCTCCACGCAGGAGCGTACCGCCAAGGTGCTGCTGGATGTGCAGGAGTACCTGCTCAACAGCGAGAAGGAATCCGTGGAAGCGGTGCTGACGGTCAACGGCTTCAGCTTTGCCGGGCGCGGCCAGAACTCGGGCCTGGTGTTCGTGCGGCTCAAGGACTTCTCCCAACGGGAGTCCGCCAATCTGAAAGCACCCGCTTTGGTCGGGCGGATTTTCGGGCACTTTGCGGGATACAAGGACGCCAACGTGTTCCCGTTGAACCCCCCTTCCATTCCGGAACTCGGCACGGCCGCAGGCTTCGACTTCGAGTTGCAGGACCGTGCCGGCGTGGGCCACGAAAAGCTGATGCAGGCGCGCAACATGCTGCTCGGCATGGCGGCCAAGGACGCGCTGCTGGCACAGGTGCGCCCGAACGGCCTGAACGACACGCCGCAGTTCAAGGTCGACATCGACCGCGAAAAGGCCAATGCGCTGGGCGTCAGCGCCGCCGACATCGACCAGACCTTCTCGACTGCCTGGGCGTCGCTATACGTGAACAACTTCCTCGATACCGACAACCGGATCAAGAAGGTCTACGTGCAGGGCGAACCGAGGTTCCGCATGAACCCGGAGGACCTGAACGCCTGGTACGTGCGCAATGCGGCTGGCACGATGGTGCCGTTCGGCGCCTTCGGCTCGGGGGCGTGGATCTTCGGCTCCCCCAAGCTCGAGCGCTTCAACGGCATCCCGGCGGTCGAGATCCAGGGCTCGGCGGCGGCGGGCAAATCGACCGGCCAGGCCATGAACGCCATGGAAGCCATCGCGCAGAAGCTGCCCGACGGCATTGGCTACGAATGGACCGGCTTGTCGTACCAGGAGCGCCAGTCCGGCTCGCAGGCGCCACTGCTCTATGGCATCTCGATCCTCGTCGTGTTCCTTTGCCTGGCCGCGCTGTATGAGAGCTGGTCGATCCCGTTCTCGGTGATCATGGTGGTGCCGCTGGGGATATTGGGCGCGCTGCTGGCCGCCACCCTGCGCGGGCTGGAGAACGACGTCTTCTTCCAGGTCGGCCTGCTGACCACGGTGGGGCTGTCGGCGAAGAACGCCATCCTGATCGTGGAGTTCGCCCGCGACCTGCGCGACCAGGGCATGAGCACCGTCGACGCGGCGGTGGAGGCGGCACGCCTGCGCTTGCGCCCGATCCTGATGACATCGCTGGCCTTCATCCTTGGCGTGCTGCCGCTGGCGCTCAGCAATGGCGCCGGCTCCGGCAGCCAGCATGCGATCGGCACCGGCGTGATCGGCGGGATGCTGACCGCCACCTTCCTCGCGATCTTCATGATCCCGATGTTCTTCGTCGTGATCGGCAAGTTCAGCAAGACCAAGCACAAGCCCGGGTCGCCGCCTGCGCCCGTCCCGTCCGGCCATGCGGGCGGCGGCAATGACGATGGCAGCGGTAGCAGCGACAGCAGCGACAGCGGCGCCGGCGCCGGCACGCCTGGCCAAGGACATTGA